From a single Okeanomitos corallinicola TIOX110 genomic region:
- a CDS encoding ABC exporter membrane fusion protein, with translation MMRVLEFKPSPKPVIILGAAIILSIGGFQGYRILQSQAETTKNAQVSEITTPEIKTVTALGRLEPKGTVIQLSAPTSNQGSRVEKLLVQEGDKVKTGQVIAILDNLPRLEAAYQEAQAAVRIAQVNLEKVQQGAKTGEINAQKAEIARIEAQKLGDETGQREAVARLEAQWQGEIAAQRATINRLQAELKNAQVELKRYQQLYRDGAISQSLFDSKNLTVDTITQQLNEARANLNRIDSTGKKQINEAKTALNRMQSTGSKQITSAKATLDKIAEVRPVDVAAAKAELNRTIAAAKQAKANLDQAYVKSPQDGVIFDIYTHAGEVVSNNGIVEIGQTNQMYAVAEVYQSDISKIKPEQKVKISSISLAEELQGTVESIGWKVQRQNVVNSDPSENIDSRVVEVHIKLDQESSNKAKQLTNLQIKAVFLL, from the coding sequence ATGATGCGTGTTCTAGAATTTAAACCTAGCCCAAAACCAGTCATTATTCTGGGAGCAGCAATCATTTTAAGTATTGGTGGGTTTCAAGGATACAGAATATTACAAAGCCAAGCGGAAACAACTAAAAACGCTCAAGTTTCCGAAATTACCACACCGGAAATTAAGACAGTGACAGCATTGGGAAGACTTGAACCCAAAGGAACAGTCATTCAGCTTTCTGCACCTACATCTAATCAAGGAAGCAGGGTAGAAAAACTTTTAGTCCAGGAAGGGGACAAAGTTAAAACTGGACAAGTTATAGCCATTTTAGATAATCTACCACGACTAGAAGCAGCATATCAAGAAGCACAAGCAGCGGTGAGAATTGCCCAGGTAAACCTGGAAAAAGTTCAACAAGGGGCAAAAACTGGAGAAATAAACGCTCAAAAAGCCGAAATTGCCAGAATAGAAGCCCAAAAGCTAGGAGATGAAACTGGACAGAGAGAAGCCGTAGCGAGATTAGAAGCACAATGGCAAGGAGAAATCGCAGCACAGCGAGCAACAATAAACAGACTACAAGCAGAACTGAAAAATGCCCAAGTTGAATTGAAGAGATATCAGCAACTTTACCGAGATGGGGCAATTTCTCAGTCATTATTTGATAGTAAAAACCTGACTGTTGATACCATTACCCAGCAGTTGAACGAAGCAAGAGCAAACCTCAATCGCATTGACAGCACTGGAAAAAAGCAAATTAACGAAGCCAAAACCGCATTAAACAGGATGCAATCCACTGGTAGCAAACAAATCACATCTGCGAAAGCCACCTTAGACAAAATCGCCGAAGTGCGTCCGGTAGATGTTGCAGCAGCAAAAGCTGAACTAAATCGTACCATAGCCGCAGCTAAACAAGCAAAGGCTAATTTAGATCAGGCTTATGTAAAATCACCCCAAGATGGTGTAATTTTTGATATCTATACTCATGCGGGGGAAGTAGTATCTAATAATGGAATCGTAGAAATTGGGCAAACTAACCAGATGTATGCAGTAGCGGAAGTTTACCAAAGTGACATCAGTAAAATTAAACCTGAACAAAAAGTAAAAATATCTAGTATTTCTTTAGCGGAAGAATTACAAGGAACGGTAGAAAGCATTGGTTGGAAAGTGCAACGGCAAAATGTTGTGAACTCAGACCCTAGTGAAAATATTGACTCAAGAGTTGTAGAAGTGCATATAAAACTAGATCAAGAATCAAGTAATAAAGCAAAACAATTGACTAATTTACAAATCAAGGCAGTATTTTTACTATGA
- a CDS encoding TetR/AcrR family transcriptional regulator has protein sequence MRKKSKEVEESSGERLLLTDKVDAILAGAMQEFLTHGYAATSMDRVTAAAGVSKATVYSYFQDKEGLFTALIEKLAKEKFMAVFNSEDPQFLAAEPELVLRRIANNILDGVGCSQELLSFIRLIIGESGRFPPLAQIFVRNVHKTALDVICNYFAAHPELQLPDPEVSARVFMGTLVHFRIIQDLLHGADILPMESDRLVENLVNLMTSKKVDIHGSQYSGTRRKASRRKRTSGGKFEADYGDETKKLRSIRLTDTAWAKLDELAQEKNLTRSEMIEIFARQGLGDS, from the coding sequence ATGCGAAAAAAGAGCAAAGAAGTAGAAGAAAGTTCTGGAGAAAGATTGCTGTTAACAGATAAAGTTGATGCTATTCTGGCTGGTGCTATGCAGGAATTTCTCACTCATGGTTATGCTGCAACTAGCATGGATCGGGTGACAGCAGCAGCAGGAGTATCAAAAGCAACTGTATATAGCTATTTTCAGGATAAAGAAGGGTTATTTACTGCGCTGATTGAAAAATTAGCTAAGGAAAAATTTATGGCAGTTTTTAACTCGGAAGATCCGCAATTTCTCGCAGCAGAACCAGAATTAGTTTTACGTCGAATTGCCAACAATATTTTAGATGGAGTTGGTTGTTCACAGGAGTTATTGAGTTTTATCCGGCTAATTATTGGAGAATCTGGGCGTTTTCCGCCTCTAGCGCAAATTTTCGTCCGCAATGTCCATAAAACAGCGTTGGATGTGATTTGTAACTATTTTGCTGCACATCCAGAATTACAACTACCTGATCCAGAGGTATCAGCACGGGTATTTATGGGGACTTTGGTACATTTTCGGATTATTCAGGATTTATTACATGGTGCGGATATTTTACCAATGGAGAGCGATCGCTTGGTTGAGAATTTAGTCAATTTAATGACCAGTAAGAAAGTAGATATACATGGTAGTCAGTATTCAGGAACTAGACGTAAAGCTAGTAGACGTAAACGCACATCTGGGGGTAAATTTGAGGCTGATTATGGTGATGAAACCAAAAAATTAAGGTCTATCCGGTTGACAGATACGGCTTGGGCAAAATTGGATGAATTAGCACAGGAAAAGAATTTAACTAGGAGTGAAATGATTGAAATTTTTGCCCGTCAGGGATTGGGAGATAGTTGA
- the aroA gene encoding 3-phosphoshikimate 1-carboxyvinyltransferase, translating to MSAAVINLETQANASQNLIIQRSPAGLSLQGRIKVPGDKSISHRALMLGAIAQGETEIQGLLLGEDPRSTANCFRALGAEISELNTELVKVKGIGLGNFQEPVDILDAGNSGTTIRLMLGLLASHPGRFFAVTGDGSLRSRPMSRVVKPLQQMAAQIWGRKGNTLAPLAIQGQALKPIHYHSPIASAQVKSCILLAGLNTEGKTTVTEPALSRDHSERMLRAFGAELSIDPETNSVTVTGNAKLYGQKVVVPGDISSAAFWLVAGSIVPGSELVVENVGVNPTRTGILEALAMMGADIQLENQREVAGEPVADLRVRSSQLKSCTIAGDIIPRLIDEIPILAVAATFAEGTTVIKDAAELRVKESDRITVMAQQLNKMGAKITELPDGMEITGGTALVGTDVDSYTDHRIGMSLAIASLNATGTTTIYRAEAAAISYPNFTDTLVKVCQ from the coding sequence ATGTCGGCTGCTGTCATAAATTTAGAAACTCAAGCAAACGCTTCTCAAAACTTAATTATTCAGCGTTCCCCTGCTGGTCTATCTTTACAAGGTAGGATCAAAGTTCCTGGGGATAAATCTATTTCTCACCGCGCTTTGATGTTGGGTGCGATCGCCCAAGGTGAAACAGAAATTCAAGGACTACTTTTAGGTGAAGATCCCCGTAGCACTGCTAACTGTTTTCGGGCTTTAGGTGCGGAAATTTCCGAGTTAAACACGGAGTTAGTCAAGGTTAAGGGTATTGGTTTAGGTAATTTCCAAGAACCTGTAGATATTCTGGATGCGGGTAATTCGGGAACAACGATCCGTTTAATGCTAGGGTTGTTAGCTTCCCATCCAGGGCGGTTTTTTGCCGTTACTGGTGATGGATCATTGCGATCGCGTCCTATGTCTCGTGTAGTCAAACCTTTACAACAAATGGCCGCCCAAATTTGGGGACGCAAGGGTAACACACTAGCACCTTTAGCAATTCAAGGTCAAGCACTCAAACCCATACATTATCACTCACCGATCGCTTCTGCACAGGTTAAATCTTGTATTCTCTTAGCAGGTTTAAATACTGAAGGTAAAACTACTGTTACCGAACCTGCATTATCCAGAGATCACAGTGAAAGAATGTTAAGGGCTTTCGGAGCAGAATTAAGTATAGACCCGGAAACTAACAGTGTCACAGTGACAGGTAATGCGAAATTATACGGTCAAAAAGTCGTTGTTCCCGGTGATATTAGTTCTGCGGCTTTTTGGTTAGTTGCTGGATCTATTGTTCCTGGTTCTGAATTAGTGGTGGAAAATGTTGGTGTCAACCCCACCCGGACAGGAATTTTAGAAGCATTAGCAATGATGGGTGCAGACATCCAACTAGAAAATCAGCGAGAAGTTGCTGGTGAACCGGTTGCAGACTTGCGGGTGCGTTCTAGTCAGTTAAAAAGCTGTACTATTGCTGGGGATATTATACCCAGATTGATTGATGAAATTCCTATTTTAGCGGTAGCTGCGACCTTTGCAGAAGGAACAACAGTGATTAAAGATGCAGCAGAGTTGCGAGTCAAAGAGAGCGATCGCATTACCGTAATGGCACAACAACTTAATAAAATGGGTGCAAAAATTACGGAATTACCCGATGGTATGGAAATTACTGGTGGTACTGCGTTGGTGGGTACGGACGTAGATAGTTATACGGATCATCGAATAGGTATGAGTTTAGCGATCGCCTCACTCAATGCTACAGGTACTACCACTATATACCGTGCCGAAGCAGCAGCTATTTCTTACCCCAATTTTACCGATACATTAGTAAAAGTATGTCAATAA